The window AGTTAAGATTTGACATAAAGTGCAAATGACACAAATCTAGGAGGAGGTTCATGTTCATTTGACAGAAAGTACACATTCTAGGAAAGATACAAAGTCATTTTTTTACAATGACACAAATTCAATCAAATTCTTTCAGCATGCCCTTCAGCTTCCTTATCTTCTCCTTGGTGGCCTCTTTGTGTTTGAATAGGTCACCAATCATGTACTCAAGCTTCCTTTTCTCATGCTTCAAATCATCCCTCTCTTGAATCACTTGGTCCCTCTCCTGCACTGCTTGGTCCCCTCTCTTGCTTTAACCCTGAAGACCTGATGAATGTTGGTTACTGACTTGtctgtcatcttcttcttctcaaGTTCTTCCTTTAGATCAGTCAGAGCAAGTTGTGTGCTGCCTAATTTGCTCATTGCCTGCTCCTTCTCAGCCACCATCTTAGCAAAATCAAGCTTGAAATGCCTCAACTCATTCTCCATCTTCTTCTCTTCAAGAACCTTCAAGTTTTCTACAGCACTCACAACATTCTGTCTGAGCCTTTGTTTTTTCTCCTCTTCATACATGGTCCATATACTATCTAGGCCCATCTTCAGATCATCAGGCCACTCAGGGTCAACCCACTCAATATATCTGCATTTAGGTACCTCCTAACAATTTAGACCAAACAAAAAATCAGTTAACTGCCAATATTCAGTTCTGTGCATGATGATGAAACTTGAAACATACTACAAATGACTTCCTGTTTAACAGTGccaaatgcaaaaaaaaaatacTAACCTTCTGTGCACAAGCTAGAAACCTTCTGTCACTATCAACAGATTCAAATGCCACATGCTTCTCACACAAAGATCCATGCCCACATCTAAAGCTAGGCAGATCTGTAGCCAAGCCACTCCATTCCTCGCAGGAAAATGTGGCAGGTGGCTTAAACAAAAGAGAGACATTTGGAATCAATTGACAGAGAAACCCTAGCTGAGAAACCCTAGACTGGGTGGGGAGCACACTAACCTTGCTGGTCACAGAGTCATCTTCAGAAGAACTGGGAAGATCATCCCAGGACACCATGGTTACTGCTGGATGAAGATGAGAAGGGGATCTGTTGGTGCTATTGGACAGAGGAGAGAAGGGATCCGATGGTGCACGAAATTGAAGATGaaagatgaggaagaagaaggggatctGGTGGTGGTAGTGGTGGACCAAAGCTGCATGTAGAGTGCAAGTTGCTGGGTGGGTGTTTGCAGCAGGTGCAAGTACATGCTTGCTTTTGAGTTCAGTTGTGTTGAGAAAGGGGGCCTGGGCTGACATGAGTTACATTTACGACAGCAATTAGTTAACATAAGTTAGTTCAGTTATGACAGCAATTAGTTAAGTGCATTTCTGTCAGcaattagttaaccctaattagGTTAAGTGCATTTCTGTCAGCAATTAGTTATGAAAGCATTTTTGTCAGTAATTTGAAAGCAATGAGGTTAAGTACAATTCTGACAGAATTAGAATTAGGTAAACTTCTGTCAGAATTAGTTTAACTACACTTCTGACATCAAATACATCTGTCAGTAATTTCAAAGCAATTAGGTCAAGCAGACTTCATATTACTGACATATTATCCATTATAACAAGCATTACAACCAAGACTTCATACTGAGCAAACAAGAGATCTCTACACTGGCATTTAGTATGCTCAATTTAGAACAAGAGATCTCATAGAACACCTACACCTACTCATTTAACAACACTTCACTTCTTCATAATTAAGGTGAAACACATCACACAAAGCACTATAACAAAAGCCATTAGGAGATTTAGCAGCAGCAAAATCTCTCTGCCTAATCCTAAAAGCATAGCAATTTGCTGCTTGGTAGCATACTTATTCTCACTGGAGCTGGCATAATTAGCTCTGCCTATAGTGCCTCTTCCAGCCATGCCTCTTCCAGCCATGCCCCTTCCAGCTGTGCCTCTGCCTGCCATTGATTCAGTCCTCTGCCTCTCAAGCTCTTCCCTCTTGTCCTCAGCTGCACCAATTGCATCTACAGCAGCATCACCAACCAGACGCCTTGTTTCAACCAGATGCTCCACATATTCAAGCTCCCAGCGCCAGAAATCACAAGTGACCTGAGAACAAAAATTATAGAGTGACAATAAAGTTCAGAGTGCATGAATCAATGGCAGACTAGTTAACCAACTAGTTCTGTCAGTAATTTTGCAAACATGGACAGTCTTAACTACTGTATTAATCAGAGCAATGACTAGTTAACCAACTaattttgcaaccaaggagagcACCTAAAGACCAATTTAATCAGTGCTCTGCTTCAATACTATAGTGAATTGACACGGCATGAATCAATCAACAAGAAGCTAGGAACTGGCACTTACAGTGTGGTTGGCGCACTTGTAGAAGATCCATCCACCATGCTCATCAGTGCTAGACCGGTAGAACCTCGCCTGCTCGCCGCAATCCGGGCACCCGATCAATGGTACAGCAACGGAGCGACCACGCAATGCAGAGCAGACGGAGCTGGAAGACGACATGAAGGCGGGGACGGAGGAGGCAGTCAGCAATGGTTGCGGCGGCAGAGGGCGTCGACGTCGGCAATGGCTGGGGCGGCGGGGACGGGAGTTGGGCTAGGATTgggaggagaggaagaggagagcgAGGGGATAAGCGAGCGGCCGACCAGGTGCGTGGTCGGTCCGACCAGGTACAACTAAGTACTGacgtttttgcaaaaaaaacggATGGACTAGTATTGACCCTAGACTCGATCAGGTGGCGGTCAAAGCCGAGCCGGCGGCCGCTGACTCGGCCAAATACGTGGACCGTAGTTCGGGTATTTTGTAGTGGTACTAAACTGTCACCCGACTCAAGTTTAATGACGTACAATGAATTTTTCTCTATAATTTAAGGGCGGGATCGATTAAATTGATCTTTGTCGCAGCTCTCGTTATAGAGGTCTTTGAAACGTATATAGCACCGTATGCCGCCTAGGTGAGATCCGTTATAACGAGCACAAGCAAAATGTTACATGTACCGTGCCGAAGCCGATGTATACGATGCATCAGATAAATGATTGAAGGGGCAGATAGGACATTCCATTTCAGTATTATTGCATGTACTTTTCAAGTCCAGGAGGATATAAGAAAATAGCGTGGTTCAAATCAATCAAAAATTTGTTTTACTGCGTTGAACAAGAATGGTGATGCAACAACAGTGGGATTCCAACGAGAAAACCAACTTACATATAGCCTATAATTAATCGAAATCCCTTGTGCTTTCAGCAGATTGAAAGCCAAAACAACAAAAAGGTCAACCAAAAAACTCCTGCTGGTGGCTTTAGCCGTTCGCAACAATTTCATGGATCCTGTCACTGACCTCCGGATCATCCGATCTGACTGCTAGCTTCATGGCTACTTCTTTGGGCCCGCTGATTCCAAATGAAAGTCTCACTAAAACTTTCACATTACCGATAAACACACCTGAGAGCAGGCAAGTGTGCGATCTGGAATTGTTTTGGACAACATCAGTTCCCTACAAACCAGAAGACAAAAGGCAATCAAGATTAAGATTAGCACTTCAAACTATTGCAATCTATCATTACCAATTAATAAAAAATAACAAACTAAAGTAAAATATCACAAATTGGTACACCAAAACAACAGTACTTGTTTCatggaaaaataaataaagagaacATACCTCGCAAGGCTGCATGCCGAGGATGCTTATAACAGCACTCACAGCCTCGGCCAAGCTCTCCCTAACACCGAGTCCATACTCATCGACCCGCTCACTTTCCGGATCCATGCTTTCCCAAGCATTTCGGAAGTTCGAAACCCCCACCTTCAACATGTAATCAGCAGAAATAATTTCAAAATCTTCTAGCTGATACTCGTCCTCAACACCATCATCCTCAGCTTCACCTGTGGACGAATCAACCTGAAATATAGCAAAGTTGAGTAAAGCACATCAGTTTAATTTGAACCATTAAATTCAATTAACCCAGAGGCACACAGACAGCAGTCATGCTTATTACATGTAGATGCACACCCAAGTACCGAACTGAAAAATTCTTCTTAGTCCGCAAAAACATGTATACGATTCTACACAGAAATGTCAGACACAACTGTCAGAGTCTAGAACATTATGAAGGTTAGATTTTACCCTAAAGTCTTCTGTCTGCTAAAAGGGTAAATAGTGctacctccattccaaaatataagatgttttggtaGGCTAACCTAAAATGAGTACAACTACTGACAGGACGAAGGAACCATCTGTACGGAAAACGGAAAGAGTAGACTACTAATAAAGTCAACCCCAAAATGAGCGAACATTTAGGTGGATATCCTTTGGTTAAGCCATCCTGAAATTCTAGGGCACAAACTGAGTTCAAAAGTGAAATAGCTGAGAATTACGAGGCACCAACTTCTGAAAGAAAATCATGAGAAGCATGCTTGATTTGATCGTCACATGAGGGTATTTGATTAAGATTAATAACAGAGATAGCGGGAACATTACAAACAATACCTCTTTAACAATGAATTTCAATATATTTGAGAACTTCCCAGTGGCAAGGACACCTTCTGGCTTTTCAAAGGCCACAAAGGTCTGTCCGGGGGAATCGTAAGGCAAGGATCTTAAAGGCTTCGATGCAACTTCTGAAAATTCTTCTGCCTCGGAAGCGTCAACAAACACCACGACCTGGAATAGAAGAATTCAGAAAGGCACTAACACTAAAAAATAACATATTGCAGGCATATTACATGAAAGAAGTTGCTTACCTCTTCAAGCAGTTGTTCAGGTATTGTATTTGTACAGTTGTATTGAAGCACAACATGCCCATCATAAATGTGCTTCACAACATTGACTGAATATTCGGTCTCGGCTTCAGTCAATTCAAAAGGTGTTGATGACTGCAAGAAAGAATAAGATAATAACATATCAGATGTGTACGAGAGCCTCAAAGCATATGTTTATCTTCCGTGAAAAGGACCACACCGTACTGACCTTAAAGAGTTTCCCAAAACCAGCAAACTCAGGAATGGATGAAAGAAGCTTCTCATAGGATGCATCAATGGTAGGAACAGGGCCATTGACAGCAGATGCTGGCCCTGTTGATTTCTTGCCTGTAGCCTTTTTCTCAGCAAGGGGTTGTGATTTTGTTTCCTTGGGTACAGATGAAATATCAAAAGGTACCTCTGATGGTTCCTGTCATCATATTACAAGAAAATAAGGCTCCAACAAATGCCATTAAATCATAACAGTGTTGAGATGCATACATAATTCCGCAGGCTGGCCTCCAAGTTAGCTAGTGGAACATCAAGTGAACCAAAGAGAAAGTCAGTCACATCCTTCTCAGTCTCACCAACAGTAGCTTCCCCATCAAGCAATTTGATGTAAAGTGTCGCTCTGTCACGGACCTATAATGGAGAAAATAGTGTATGATATGTCAGAGAAGAACGGCTTCTTGCCAGGAAAGCGGAGTTTGACTAGTCATTTTATCTGAAGATAACAGTTTGTTTAGCAATTATTACTTTCACAGATAAAGTTGCGCGTTATGCATGAGGAAGAAACAAAAAAAGGTGAGGGATTCCGAAATTAAAAGGACCACTAAAATATACAAAACATGGCATATAATATCTTCTTAAATGAAATTTTCCACTGACCTCATCATCGCCATCAAACAGGCAACGCCTCAAAAGGACAAATATGCGAGGCTGCAATGACAAATGATGTTAGTGCAACAACTTACAAGTGAAGCAAAGAAAAGCCAAACAATGCAAGAAAATATATAACAAAGTGTATGTATGTTGAAGTACCTTGAGTGCATCAACCAAAGCACCAAACTTTGCCAATGTACTTACTGCACTAGCTCGAACAGTGGCATTTTCAAGTATCACCCTATTGTATATATAGCGTATGTATTTACTAGGGTCTGATGTCTTCGGCCCTTCATTTCCCAAAAAGTGAAGGATCTGTTCCAAGATTAAAAAACAGCAATTCCATTAGAATTTCATAATTTATCCTGAGCTGTTGGGGTATGTTGGCAAACTGCTTCTACATTCCTTAAAGGAGAACTTATACTTAATATAGAGAAGTAAAAAATATCAACAAATATTTGTACAGGCTAGCCCCACCTAGACTGCATTTGGCTATGCGCTATATTATGATAATACAGCTTATCTGATCAGTCTTTGCCTATTTCCTACTTCCATAGCTATTTTTCCGCAACAGATTATAAAGAAAGTCAGCGCAACACAGTTCAGCAACCACAAACAAAGCCTTAAGCATTTGAAAAATCATTCTCTTGTTCAAAATGACAGCTTATTCTGCGAACTGTAGGAAACAAAGCAAAATCTCGTAGCTAGTTATAGTTTCAGGTTGCCTTATTTTTTATTCCTGTTTCTTCAGAAGGAAATCCTAGTACATAGAGAGCAGAAGGTACATGCATAATAAAACTACAAAATTAGGAGGTACTAGTTAGTACGAAGTTTCAGTATCTTCACAGTTAGTTTCCAACTAAGGATGAATTGGCAATCACCTGAGTTGACAGATACGTGAATTCACAGTCTTCGATGAATTCACATAAGTGAAATAAACCACTTTCTTTAGCATCAGGAATATCCCTAATTAGTATGATAATTGAATCAACTATAGCTTTCTTGTAGTCAAATCCACCCTCTTCACGTAGGATATTGCTCAAAAAGTTCATCCTGCCAACATGTAGAGAAGATAAAAGCGCTGATAGCAAACTAGTGGAGATTCTTCATCAATATTATTAGAAACATATGCTACGTACAGTGAGCGATATTTGAGGGGGAACTTCAAGCACAAGGATCTAATTGCTTCTACAACAACAATCTTGAATTCGTCGGCTATGTCTGACATAAAGTTGGTCATCTGTTTCATTAAACGATCAACACTTGATTCATTGCCTGTCTTGAGCAGTGTGGTAATTGCAAGGGTTGCGATGCTCCTGTTCTGATCAGAGATTAAACTCTCCATATCAATGTTACAATTTGTAACGGCCAAAGGATGAGTTGATGCAACCTGTAAAGTATCAAATGAACACTGGATCATTAGTAGGAACAAAGAAAGACACCAAAGTAGTAATGAGCATGCAGTCCCATGAATAAAATAACATTGTGGTGCCAGCTACAATTAGAGAACAGAAATAAATAATAGTGGAGTAATGGCTTGAGCTTCCCCAAATTATGAAATTTGTAAACAGGATTAATATTTCGCCAGGCAAAAAATAAACAAATTAGTCAAGGCCTTTTCCCTAGATATCATTAAGAATGATGGGGTTTTCGTATAGTAAACCATCATAATTGATAAAGATCAAAGTGTTAAGTGAAATAGTGATTGGAGTGACCTGTAAAAACAATAGGATGGCGATATATAGAAAATCAACAAGACGACAGTTGCATCTTCCAACCATATTATGTCTACTAGAAGATGGAACTGGAATGTTTATGTCAACAATTTATCGGCCCTTATCCACGGTTGGGACTTCAGGAGTATATCCAATATAGTAATATTTCAGACTTTAGGCAGTTGGTTTAAGGAAAACATGCTAACTTCAAGTCAATCAGAGTGAGTATTTAATACGAACACGCGaagggatggaatgaagaaataAAACTAGGCATCCTAAAACCATCAGGTTTGATTGGAAAACTGTGATACAATCAAGGTCATACAGATTACATGGGAATAATATTCAAGATACATTTAAACAGGACAATATAAACTAGCATCCGTGAACAAACTAACCTTGTTAAGTGTGCGAACAGCGGCAAATCTAAGCACAGGTTTGGATGAACTTAAGAACAATTGCAGCACCGTGATTGCAGGTGtaagctcacggctggtcacaccATTTAGATCAGTTATTGCTCGCGCAGCCTCAAGTATGACCATTTCTGCCTTGTTCCGGAGACAGGACTCCAGGAAATCAAAGAAAGGGCGGTCTCCACCTTGTGTATTCACGCCTGACTCTCTAATAACCTGTTTATGCCGGTCATGTTTCAGATGTCTACGCATATACAATTCTGCAGAATGCAAAAATCAGAAAACAGTACCTGGCTAGTGTACCGAATAAGTAGGCACTGGGCCAGAGGTGAGCGAACTGAACCCCTTGTCAGACTAGTGACTAGCTTGCTAACAGCCAACCGGTCATTTTGTCTAATCTGAAATTTAGAATTGAAATATGAAATGAACTATGTTTAGATAGCCCAGTAGGAAGAAAGCAAACAAAAATTTAAGGGTCATTCACAGGTCATTTGTCAGAGATATAGCATGTTTTCATGGACATACTTAGTATAGCATTGCTTTGAGAGGGTACTTAGTATTGCATGTTTTCGAGAGGGTACTGAACTACTGATCATAGCATGTTTCCAAGAGGGTACTTAGATAGCAAGCTTTCAAGAGATTCAAGAGAGTAAATAGTATATGTTGTTTCAAATAGGTGAATTACATATCTGCATGTAGCTTGATTCATTTGAAAAGGTTTCAGAGATGTATGTCACTACTACTTAAATTTAGCACAAAACGTGAACTCACTTGGTGAAGAAGAGCAAGGGCATGAAACTGAACAAGAGCAGCTCTCGACTGTACAGCCTCCTGAACCTCATTGCTCCATCTTTTCACAACTTCCGGACTTGTCTGTTTAGAATTAAAGCATATGACGAAAACATTGATAAGAATCTGTAGCTGCCAGTAACCTGCAATTGCATAAATGCACAAACTAAAATGTAGCACAAACCTGAAGCAGGTAAATACCACTAACAAGAGCCGCACTGGCAACAACAGGGTTCTTGTCAACGATAGCTTGCTTCAAATACCTCTCAATTTGGGTGAGAAGAGTCGAATCAATGATGCGGCAAAGAACTCTTATAGCATTTGCACGATACATATCAGTCTTGCTATTCATATCCTTCATCAGAGAACTTGTCACAATAATAACCTACACGCGATGAAACACAAATGAAGTCAATCTCAGAGCCCACAAAATGCACATAACTGCAAAGTAGAAACCAGCATTCAGCAACCTCATCCGCTGACGGCGA is drawn from Aegilops tauschii subsp. strangulata cultivar AL8/78 chromosome 1, Aet v6.0, whole genome shotgun sequence and contains these coding sequences:
- the LOC109772404 gene encoding coatomer subunit gamma-2, with amino-acid sequence MAQPLVVKKDDDLDEEEYYSPFLGIEKGAVLQEARVFHDPQLDARRCCQVITKLLYLLNQGDTFTKVEATEVFFATTKLFQSKDAGLRRMVYLMIKELSPSADEVIIVTSSLMKDMNSKTDMYRANAIRVLCRIIDSTLLTQIERYLKQAIVDKNPVVASAALVSGIYLLQTSPEVVKRWSNEVQEAVQSRAALVQFHALALLHQIRQNDRLAVSKLVTSLTRGSVRSPLAQCLLIRYTSQVIRESGVNTQGGDRPFFDFLESCLRNKAEMVILEAARAITDLNGVTSRELTPAITVLQLFLSSSKPVLRFAAVRTLNKVASTHPLAVTNCNIDMESLISDQNRSIATLAITTLLKTGNESSVDRLMKQMTNFMSDIADEFKIVVVEAIRSLCLKFPLKYRSLMNFLSNILREEGGFDYKKAIVDSIIILIRDIPDAKESGLFHLCEFIEDCEFTYLSTQILHFLGNEGPKTSDPSKYIRYIYNRVILENATVRASAVSTLAKFGALVDALKPRIFVLLRRCLFDGDDEVRDRATLYIKLLDGEATVGETEKDVTDFLFGSLDVPLANLEASLRNYEPSEVPFDISSVPKETKSQPLAEKKATGKKSTGPASAVNGPVPTIDASYEKLLSSIPEFAGFGKLFKSSTPFELTEAETEYSVNVVKHIYDGHVVLQYNCTNTIPEQLLEEVVVFVDASEAEEFSEVASKPLRSLPYDSPGQTFVAFEKPEGVLATGKFSNILKFIVKEVDSSTGEAEDDGVEDEYQLEDFEIISADYMLKVGVSNFRNAWESMDPESERVDEYGLGVRESLAEAVSAVISILGMQPCEGTDVVQNNSRSHTCLLSGVFIGNVKVLVRLSFGISGPKEVAMKLAVRSDDPEVSDRIHEIVANG